The genomic window TCTTAACAAAGTTACACAATCATTTTATATTGAAATAAAACCCATTATAATGTATATTAATTAATATAATTACCTGCATAAAGGGTTTTACATGAAAAAAACAACTATTATTCCAATTCCTGTACAAAAAACATTAACTACTTTGGGCACTAATATAAAAGAAGCACGCATAAAACGCAGGCTAACAATGAAGCTTGTTGCAGAGAGAGCAGGTATAAAAACAGATACGCTTTCTAATGTTGAAAAAGGTAGCCCCACCGTTTCTATAGGA from bacterium includes these protein-coding regions:
- a CDS encoding helix-turn-helix transcriptional regulator, whose translation is MKKTTIIPIPVQKTLTTLGTNIKEARIKRRLTMKLVAERAGIKTDTLSNVEKGSPTVSIGIYAKVLFVLGLVDNMYELANPDKDEVGKILASENLPKRVRYKNKKAEI